The genomic region GCGCAGCACCGGGCGTTCCGGCACCGGCTGCTCGGCCACACCGACGCGGGCACGGCGTGGGAGGGACTGCCCAAGGCGCTGCGGTTCGCCGTCGACTCCGCGCGCAGGGGCAGGCCGCGCGCGTCGCTCGTGCACAACACCCTGCGCCACCTGCTGCAGCTCGAAACCGATCTCGCCCCGGAGGCAACCGTGCTGACCACCCGCTCCCTCTACGACTGGTTCCACGCGTCCGCCCAGGAGTACCCGGACAACGTCGCGATCGAGATGTCCAGCGCCACCCTGACCTACGCGGAGCTGCAGGAGGCCGTCGAACGGGTCAGCGCCGCCATGCTGGAGAACCTCGGCCGCGCACCCAAGCGCGTCGGGCTGATGACCTCGCGCAGCCTCATCGGGTACATCTCCTACCTGGCCGCGCTCCGGCTCGGCGCCACCGCCGTGGCGCTCAACCCCGCCGCGCCCGCCGTGCGCAACCTCGGCATCACCGAGGACGCCGCCGTCGACTTCACCATGATCGACGACAGCTCCGGCGAGGGCCTCGACGAGTACCGCGCGAAGACGGACATCCCGCTGTTCGACATGACCGGCGACCGCTGGCGCAGCTTCCTGCTGCCCGGTGGCGGGACCGCGATCCCGGACATCATCAGGCCCGACCTCGACGAGGGCTCCTACGTCGTCTACACCAGCGGCGCCACCGGCAAGCCCAAGGGCGTCCCGGTCACGCACACCAACGTCAGCTGGTTCCTGGCCGAGGTGATGAAGCGCTACAAGCTCAGCCCGGACTGCCGGGTCGCGCAGACCTTCGAGATGTGCTTCGACGGCTCGATCCTGTCGATGTTCGGCGCCTGGGGCTCCGGCGCGACCCTCGTCGTGGCGGAACGCGGTGACGTGCTCACGCCGGTGAAGTTCATCAGCGGCAAGCGGCTCACCCACTGGATGTCGGTGCCGTCGCTGATCTCGTTCGCCAAGCGCCTGCGGGCCCTCGCGCCGAACAGCATGCCGACGCTGCGGCTCAGCTCGTTCGGCGGCGAACCCCTGACCGTGGAACAGATCGAGGCCTGGACCCAGGCCGCGCCGAACACCGCGGTGATCAACTGCTATGGCCCGAGCGAGGCGGCGTGCATCGTCACCGCCTACGAGGTGCCCGCGAACCCGCAGGACCGGATCGTCACGTCCAACGGTTCCGCGCCCATCGGCACGGTGTTCGACCACCTGGACTTCGTGCTGTTCAACGACGAGTTCGAACCGCAGGAGGACGACGGCGAGCTGTGCGTGCGCGGCTCGCAGCGGTTCCCCGGCTACCTCACCGAGAGCGAGAACATCGGCCGGTTCGTCTCCTGGAAGGACGGCGAGACCCGCGGCACCCTCTACGACGGCTCCGCGCCGATCTCCGACGACCTCTGGTACCGCACGGGTGACCGGGTGCGGCTGGAGGGCGGCGAGCTCGTCCACATGGGACGGATCGACCACCAGGTGAAGGTGCGCGGCAACCGGGTCGAGCTCGGTGAGATCGAGTCCGTGCTGCGCCGCCACCCGAGCGTCGTCGAGGCCGTCGTGCTGGCCGTCACCGCGGCCGACGGCGAGATCGACCTGCACGCGTTCCACACCGGTGCCGAGGTGGGCGAGGACGAGCTGACGAGCCTCACCGACACCCTGCCGGTCTACATGCGGCCGCGCGCGTTCCACCACCGCGCCGAGATCCCGCTGACCGACATCGACAAGGTCGACCGCAAGCGGCTGCTCGCCGAGTTCCTGGAGGCGCAGGGTGTTCGTTAGTCCCGCGACCGCGATGCAGGAGTCCGTCTGGTGGATCCACCAGCGGGCCCGCAACAAGTCCCTCTACAACCTCACCTGGCGGCTGCTCTGCGACCGCCCGCTCGACGCCGAACGCCTGCGCGCGGCCTGGCAGCGCCTCACCGACCGGCACGAGGCGCTGCGCACGGCCGTCCAGCGCACCGGCGACGACATCACGCTGACCGTGCACGACACCCGCACGGCCCGGTTGCACGTCGTCGAGGTCGAGGAGAACGACGAGGAACTGGCCCGCCTCATCGCCGAGGAGGTCCAGGAACAGCCGATCGACCTCGCCGACGCCCCGCTGGCGCGCTTGACGCACGTGCGCGTCGGCGACCGGCACGAGCTGTTGCTCACCGTCCACCACATCGTGCTGGACGGCTGGGCGATCCAGCTGCTGATGGCCGAGCTGTCGATCGCCTACGAGGG from Lentzea guizhouensis harbors:
- a CDS encoding AMP-binding protein, encoding MITGLSCYTTNLVAYLASEFAGTEATFAESVRLAVRTDLDELAFSHHRYPLNRLPDGTQLAYATGDPVHDITDELEKHGRCLVITDNAKLPWSPSKTPAPHWVLVERNRQNRWYVRDGFAGLLQDGEQHPHAGWLTTGQLVDAMRPEDWTVEQKLRNEHVFGFPLEQPPGPLWLKREPGPGVTPHLDGEWLQTDDEVLPFLADRITERNLDDLWTAAQHRAFRHRLLGHTDAGTAWEGLPKALRFAVDSARRGRPRASLVHNTLRHLLQLETDLAPEATVLTTRSLYDWFHASAQEYPDNVAIEMSSATLTYAELQEAVERVSAAMLENLGRAPKRVGLMTSRSLIGYISYLAALRLGATAVALNPAAPAVRNLGITEDAAVDFTMIDDSSGEGLDEYRAKTDIPLFDMTGDRWRSFLLPGGGTAIPDIIRPDLDEGSYVVYTSGATGKPKGVPVTHTNVSWFLAEVMKRYKLSPDCRVAQTFEMCFDGSILSMFGAWGSGATLVVAERGDVLTPVKFISGKRLTHWMSVPSLISFAKRLRALAPNSMPTLRLSSFGGEPLTVEQIEAWTQAAPNTAVINCYGPSEAACIVTAYEVPANPQDRIVTSNGSAPIGTVFDHLDFVLFNDEFEPQEDDGELCVRGSQRFPGYLTESENIGRFVSWKDGETRGTLYDGSAPISDDLWYRTGDRVRLEGGELVHMGRIDHQVKVRGNRVELGEIESVLRRHPSVVEAVVLAVTAADGEIDLHAFHTGAEVGEDELTSLTDTLPVYMRPRAFHHRAEIPLTDIDKVDRKRLLAEFLEAQGVR